The following nucleotide sequence is from Bactrocera oleae isolate idBacOlea1 chromosome 2, idBacOlea1, whole genome shotgun sequence.
CCAAATGAAATGACGTTTAGATATTGTTTCCAACATACACCAGACatgttgaaattaaatttagactGCTCCGCAGGCGTGAGAGATTGCCACAAGTTCTTGATATTCGTAGTGCCGTGAGTCCACTCGTTTGTTTtgaaatagttaaaaatttcTTGGGACTGTTCTTGCTTTTGATTCAAATATACCATTCTAAAAGagtaagttaaaattaaatctGCGCTGTATTGCTGTGCTATAGATTTACCGCGTTTTCTTGCCATGCAAACGCAATAATATATCTTGCATGTAGCTGGGTATGATGTGTAAAAAGAACGCCAAAATAGTTTGGAGTTCCGCCGTTTGGACTTTCACAACGAAGGGGTACCATATGATGTTCGAGAAGGGATACTTTCTCCCATAGTGAGCACCGGCGTCTATCACAGTACCCCAATTAATTCCATTACTTTCATCTGGCACAAAATTGTAGATCAAGGGTTCACtaagaaaaatatagaaaagagaaatattttctttagttaaTGAGACAACAGCTTTCTTTTCACTCAGCACCTACAACGAACCGCTTTGTGTTTCATTTAAACTTCTCTAAAAAAACTAaccttttttctttttcgacCTTTTCTAGTTGACCAGTTTTGTAGCCACAGGCCAAAACCGTGTTCGCGCAAAAGTCCACTGGTACCAACAATGACCGCTTATTGCTGTGTATATGCAGAACACGCATCATTCCCTGAGCAATAGCGTATGAAGTACCGATCGCGCCAGCGTATTTGTCCACCCACCCGGGTGTGGGCTCTGCATATGTGGGGGtaactgtaaaataaataaaagcaacaataataattaattattgtaaATCGTTTGTTTTGAGCTTATAATTACTGATGGCTGGACGAAAAATGCAAATCGGCAGTGTGCCGGCTTCACTTAAAATCAGCTCTTCGGCCAGCGCTTTCGTTAAGGTATAAGTGTTTGGAAAGCGACCCAATAAATGCTTTTCCAAAATGTTAGTTAGTTCCGGTCCTAAGTGTTCGGCTATTTTAAGTGCTTTATTAGCGCTGATACCAAGGATTTCCGGATAGTATTTTTCATCTATGTGTGGCAAAATGCAGTTAGAGAAGGCAGTGGAAACGTGTACGAAAGACTAAAATGGATATAAATTGTTATGACTTTATTTTTGTAcggtaatttgtaatttccaattGACCTTCAGTTGCGAAATTTCCTTTGCTAATTCCAATATGGTCTTCGTAGCGCCGACATTCAGAATGAGGGCGTTATAGAGTGGTTCGTTGAAACGTACTGTGGCTGCACAATGGATAATCACGTCTACATTTGTCGTTAGTACTTCGCGGTCCTCAGGCGAGATACCCAAATTTGGTTGAGCGCAATCGCCATTAATCTGTGTAATGAGTGTATGCACCTGCGGTTTTAGCTCTCTAACTTTGACGAAAAGCTGTTCAATATAGAAGTGgctgtaattattttttatgtttcaatCTTTATAAGAACTCGTTCATACCGGCTCGGAAAGAATTGCCTTGATGCGCTCCTCACCTGTGGTGCCATGCTTGGGGCGGATCAGCATATATATGCATTTCACCTCTGTTTTACGAAGCAAGTGTTCGAGTATTACTGCAAGAGATATTTAAAGTGGATAATTGTGCTGTAGAAATGGATTCCCAGCGGATTGGATGAATTGGAcggaaaagaaattaaaatcgatAGATATAATTGGCGTATAATCCTTATACCCTTTTTTTAACTTCATAATTTAAATGTCTAAAACTAGACTACGTAATCACACTTTCATTACGTAAATAttacaatacaaatattttacctCTTCCCAGGAAACCACTTCCGCCGGTAATGAATACCCGTTTGTTTTCATAGAAGCTCTGCATTTCCGTTTTAACTCGTCacaaaataactttaaaaacttAATCTAAGACTATAACACCTGTTGCCTCAACGTCTCACTACTGTGTGATAGTTGAAAAGAGCGCCGCAGTTTTATAATCCCACAACTATTCTGTATGCGTGATCACGTGTGTGCTTTTAATCGGTAGATAATCTCTTCGGAAATTGTTCGGCTTCAAACGCTTTTGCTGAAATAATAAAGATAAGAACTGgttatacaggttggttgaaaattttcagcgctcgaaatgaaaaaaaatctgtttttggtacgaaatatattttttattcaatataatctcccttaacttcaatacacttgttccaatgatcctccaataattttatgccatttctataatgactttccgtaAGCTCTGTAAAATACCCGTTtatggctgtaatagcttcttcattcgccGAAAAACGCTTCCCACAATGATTTCTGTTGCGAttacggtttttggtcgtccttcgcgtggattgtcttcaagcctagtacgaccacgtttaaagtCAGCCCAATATTTAACGGTGCGTTTCGAAAGTAAGGAATCCTTATACACttttaacaattgttcataaatttcattcATCAACGTCTCAGTACTCTTTGACAGTTGAGAACAGCGCCGCAGTTTCATAATCCCACAATAATTCTGTATGCGTGCTCTCGTGAGTGCTTTTTATTGGTAGATAATCTATCGGAGCTGTTTGAATTCACTTAGCGCTAATAAGGTGCAAAGcattaatatttcttaaaaaattctcATACCAGGCAAAGTTCAAACGCTTTGGCTGAAATAATATAGATAAGAACTTgttatacaggttggttgaaaattttcagcgctcgaaattaaaaaaaaatctgtttttggtacgaaatatattttttattcaatataatctcccttaactttaatacaCTTGTTCCAATGATCCTACAATATGCCATatcctataatgactttccgtaAGCTCTGAAAAATACCCGTTTACGGCTGTAATAGaatcttcattcgacgaaaaccGCTtaccacgaaggaattgtttcaggtttctgaagagagagttgtcgctgggagccaaatcagGTGCATCCTCTTGATgaagaatacatttttttgtgctgcaaaacaggtcttttctcatgaattttttcgtccagctgatccaaaaggctgcaataatatttagagttgattgttttacctttctgcagataatcaatcaacaaaattgcttttgcatcccaataaactgatgccataacttCTGAACTGAACAACCTTCAGCTTCAGCcaactgtaaacgttcttgtttcaatttaggatcatggtggtagaccCAAATCCCATCCATATTTATAAAACGAAGCAAGAAATCGGTTGTATTCGACTCAAagccaaattatgctgagaaatttgttttcgatccagtttttgttgaattgttaacgtgtgctgtaaaatatgaagtacccgttcgtctgagatgcctatggcattagcaatttcacgcttagtcaaacttggatcttcactaacaatattacccacttgctcaatgatttctgttgTGGttacggtttttggtcgtccttcgcgtggatcgtcgtcacgcctagtacgaccacgtttaaatccacctgcccaaaattcaacggtgcgtttcgaaagtatatacttatacacttctagcaattgttcataaatttcttttgcttttaaacctttcaaaacaaa
It contains:
- the LOC106615216 gene encoding fatty acyl-CoA reductase wat codes for the protein MQSFYENKRVFITGGSGFLGRVILEHLLRKTEVKCIYMLIRPKHGTTGEERIKAILSEPLFVKVRELKPQVHTLITQINGDCAQPNLGISPEDREVLTTNVDVIIHCAATVRFNEPLYNALILNVGATKTILELAKEISQLKSFVHVSTAFSNCILPHIDEKYYPEILGISANKALKIAEHLGPELTNILEKHLLGRFPNTYTLTKALAEELILSEAGTLPICIFRPAIITPTYAEPTPGWVDKYAGAIGTSYAIAQGMMRVLHIHSNKRSLLVPVDFCANTVLACGYKTGQLEKVEKEKSEPLIYNFVPDESNGINWGTVIDAGAHYGRKYPFSNIIWYPFVVKVQTAELQTILAFFLHIIPSYMQDILLRLHGKKTRMVYLNQKQEQSQEIFNYFKTNEWTHGTTNIKNLWQSLTPAEQSKFNFNMSGVCWKQYLNVISFGIQRYLVGEDDETMSKAMKRLKKFQFIHQSLLALIVTGLTLYLLWHFIA